Proteins encoded together in one Vulcanisaeta thermophila window:
- a CDS encoding xanthine dehydrogenase family protein molybdopterin-binding subunit has product MPRVDVLGVLRGERTFVDDFPFSGKYGVFVRSPYPHARIVGIDVSRAVSNGALVLTGRDLAMRLGGSVEREGASLETLPMAVDKVRYQGEPVALVIADDPYRAADLAELVDVQYEPLKPVRNVDDALRNESLVFEELGTNVVQQQTIEFGTMPTGDRVLELELYWSRSSGNPIETFAAIVKPEGDGVTIISNLQGGSSTVKEVERSLGVPVNHVFVRHGGSFGSKFSLVRHLVVLAYAALRFKVPIKWVETRTEHLMASNSSGPERRFRVRAYYRGDGTVTGLDMTIYEDAGATKSSGQAFKPLGILAGPYKIRNIRYTAYVLATNKNPAGAFRGAGTPPHTWALERIMDAVADELGMDRAEVRMRNLIDSFPYEAPYAYYDSGNPRGLLQMALSRTDILSMRDEVTGVGIAVSTDPSTPQGGEGVRIRIRNGKVIVGLGFGGEGQGNEHTAVELVSKLLEVPMENVTYEYLPSNEAPQAFGPGGSRMAVFTAGAVIGAVEELRSRLANKAARVLGGNVRYEKGYFYSGNSRVSIFEIGEGEESTYVYTAEARKGRFTAYPFAADIAVVRLEEGKIRPIKHVVYIDPGTPIDEELVKEQVMGGTATGIGLALYEAYRYDEDGNLLTLSLGDYGMPNAMDIPEIEVHIVPTPSPATPMGAKGIGEIPVGVAAAAVTAAVEDLLRRRGRRVFISSVPIDPELFVGIE; this is encoded by the coding sequence GTGCCTAGGGTTGATGTTCTTGGTGTATTGAGGGGTGAGAGGACGTTTGTGGATGATTTTCCATTTAGTGGTAAGTACGGTGTGTTCGTGAGGAGTCCATACCCGCATGCCAGGATTGTGGGTATTGATGTTTCGAGGGCTGTCAGTAACGGTGCCTTGGTACTGACGGGTAGGGATTTGGCCATGAGGCTTGGGGGCTCTGTTGAGAGGGAGGGTGCTTCCCTGGAGACGCTGCCCATGGCTGTGGATAAGGTTAGGTATCAGGGGGAGCCCGTTGCCCTGGTCATTGCCGATGACCCCTACAGGGCCGCTGATCTTGCGGAGCTTGTGGATGTCCAGTACGAGCCCCTTAAGCCCGTTAGGAATGTGGATGATGCCCTTAGGAATGAGTCCCTGGTCTTCGAGGAGTTGGGTACCAATGTGGTTCAGCAGCAAACCATTGAGTTCGGCACCATGCCCACCGGTGACAGGGTGCTGGAGCTCGAGCTTTATTGGAGTAGGAGTTCGGGGAACCCCATAGAGACCTTCGCGGCTATAGTGAAGCCTGAGGGTGACGGTGTAACCATAATATCAAACCTACAGGGGGGCTCGTCGACGGTTAAGGAGGTCGAGAGGTCCCTGGGGGTTCCCGTGAACCACGTCTTTGTTAGGCACGGTGGTTCGTTCGGGAGTAAGTTCTCCCTGGTTAGGCACCTAGTGGTGCTTGCCTACGCTGCTTTGAGGTTTAAGGTGCCCATTAAGTGGGTGGAGACAAGGACCGAGCATTTGATGGCATCAAACTCCAGCGGGCCCGAGAGGAGGTTTAGGGTAAGGGCTTACTATAGGGGTGATGGGACCGTGACTGGGCTTGACATGACCATTTACGAGGACGCGGGGGCCACGAAGAGCAGTGGGCAGGCCTTCAAGCCCCTGGGTATACTGGCTGGGCCTTATAAGATTAGGAACATAAGGTACACGGCCTACGTACTGGCCACGAATAAAAACCCAGCGGGCGCGTTTAGGGGTGCTGGGACGCCGCCGCACACCTGGGCCCTGGAGAGGATTATGGATGCTGTGGCTGATGAGTTGGGTATGGATAGGGCTGAGGTTAGGATGAGGAACCTAATCGATTCATTCCCATACGAAGCACCCTACGCCTACTACGACTCGGGTAACCCCAGGGGGTTGCTGCAAATGGCTTTGTCTAGGACGGACATACTCTCAATGAGGGATGAGGTGACGGGCGTGGGCATAGCCGTGTCCACAGACCCATCAACACCACAGGGTGGTGAGGGCGTGAGGATTAGGATAAGGAATGGTAAGGTGATTGTGGGGTTGGGGTTTGGTGGTGAGGGGCAGGGTAATGAGCACACGGCTGTTGAGTTGGTATCCAAGCTCCTCGAGGTGCCCATGGAGAACGTGACCTATGAGTACCTACCAAGCAATGAGGCGCCCCAGGCCTTTGGACCCGGCGGTAGTAGGATGGCCGTGTTCACCGCAGGCGCCGTGATTGGCGCTGTGGAGGAGTTGAGGTCTAGGCTCGCCAATAAGGCTGCTAGGGTTCTCGGTGGTAATGTTAGGTATGAGAAGGGCTACTTCTACTCGGGTAACTCTAGGGTGAGCATCTTCGAGATTGGCGAGGGTGAGGAGTCAACGTACGTATACACTGCGGAGGCTAGGAAGGGTAGGTTTACGGCCTACCCATTCGCGGCGGACATAGCCGTGGTTAGGCTTGAGGAGGGTAAGATAAGGCCCATTAAGCACGTTGTTTACATAGACCCTGGAACCCCAATAGATGAGGAGTTGGTTAAGGAGCAGGTCATGGGTGGGACTGCCACGGGCATTGGATTGGCACTATACGAGGCTTACAGGTACGATGAGGATGGAAACCTACTCACACTGAGCCTTGGGGATTACGGAATGCCCAACGCCATGGACATCCCAGAGATAGAGGTTCACATAGTGCCCACACCATCCCCAGCGACCCCCATGGGGGCTAAGGGCATTGGTGAGATACCAGTGGGTGTGGCCGCGGCTGCGGTGACCGCGGCTGTTGAGGATTTACTTAGGAGGCGTGGTAGGCGTGTCTTCATAAGTAGTGTTCCCATTGACCCAGAGTTATTTGTAGGTATTGAATAA
- the nuoB gene encoding NADH-quinone oxidoreductase subunit NuoB — MSLDTFKKWGTKFSIWPVHLVTACCGVEMAHTWGPAYDAERLGSLPWHAPRQTNMILVEGTITFKMARVLRMVWEQMNDPKFVVAMGSCAAEGGIFWNSYHTVPVNKVVPIDSYAVGCPPTPESLIAALRILQRKIESGEAKANVKPRTIDLTTIFKPTPTKQPAPNPPHRITPNPHVPICVEKKVEWPLGYELINNQLMPALKESASKIVVTDVNRICVMSDPRRITGAAKALYELGFDHVKSVNVVDIPHENKFAVEYWVSSYSKRELMPILVSLIAEVPRDNPRIPSLIEIWPSADYMEREMYDFFGVWFEGNPWMGRNFLLDPDTPVKFPLRKDVPVVREFYLVDREFPGVPQAPQPKPAQAQPPQVKPAQQAQEKPSGQGGGS, encoded by the coding sequence ATGTCACTGGACACATTCAAGAAATGGGGAACCAAATTCTCAATATGGCCAGTGCACCTCGTAACGGCTTGTTGCGGGGTTGAGATGGCCCACACATGGGGCCCCGCGTATGATGCCGAGCGCCTGGGCTCACTACCCTGGCATGCACCGAGGCAGACGAACATGATACTCGTGGAGGGCACCATAACCTTCAAGATGGCGAGGGTCCTCAGGATGGTTTGGGAGCAAATGAATGATCCCAAGTTCGTGGTGGCCATGGGCTCCTGCGCTGCGGAGGGAGGCATATTCTGGAACTCCTACCACACAGTCCCCGTCAATAAGGTGGTGCCCATAGACTCCTACGCAGTGGGCTGCCCACCAACCCCAGAGTCCCTCATTGCCGCATTGAGGATTCTGCAGAGGAAGATAGAGAGTGGTGAGGCCAAGGCCAACGTGAAGCCCAGGACCATAGACCTAACCACCATATTCAAACCCACACCCACAAAACAACCAGCGCCCAACCCACCCCACAGGATAACCCCAAACCCGCACGTACCCATTTGCGTGGAAAAGAAGGTGGAGTGGCCCCTTGGTTATGAACTCATAAACAACCAACTAATGCCCGCCCTGAAGGAGAGCGCCAGCAAGATAGTGGTTACCGACGTGAACAGGATATGCGTAATGAGCGACCCCAGGAGGATAACCGGGGCGGCCAAGGCACTTTATGAGCTGGGCTTCGACCACGTTAAGTCAGTCAACGTGGTAGATATACCACACGAGAACAAGTTCGCGGTTGAATACTGGGTATCAAGCTACAGCAAGAGGGAGCTAATGCCAATACTCGTATCCCTAATCGCCGAAGTACCCAGGGACAACCCAAGGATACCGAGCCTAATTGAAATATGGCCATCCGCGGACTACATGGAGAGGGAGATGTACGACTTCTTCGGGGTATGGTTCGAGGGGAACCCATGGATGGGTAGGAACTTCCTCCTGGACCCGGACACACCAGTGAAGTTCCCCTTGAGGAAGGACGTGCCGGTAGTCCGCGAGTTCTACCTAGTGGATAGGGAATTCCCAGGGGTGCCACAGGCGCCCCAGCCAAAGCCAGCCCAGGCACAGCCACCGCAGGTAAAACCGGCACAGCAGGCACAGGAGAAGCCCAGTGGACAGGGTGGTGGCTCATGA
- a CDS encoding NADH-quinone oxidoreductase subunit D produces the protein MSNERYVELPVRMDIPEEFVRNFVPIPKEYVEEAYRSDEYLVFIGPQHPGSGHMRIILRLKGDYIVDAIPDPGYVHRGVEKLAETRLFIHVIPLVERPTIQDSANIDLGYSRAVEKLADLDVPRRAMYIRVILAELSRIANHLYDTGILSVFLGHSTGYMWAFGLRDVINEAFIRVTGTRTTLSYTIPGGVRWDVDQDTLNFIYELTNYLERKFAEMDSIFIKNPVTIHRLKDVGVLTKDEAIKYGLVGPFLRASGVEYDVRKVEPYEVYNEFEWDIPVADEGDAYARFLVRVEEMKQSLKIIRQAVKNIPDTPILSEKILSRIPPKDRPRAAKDVRTFLTKTHVGLTPSAGEATTLTEASRGTLLFTLIADGHSNVPYRLRMVTPSWMVLRSFMEALKGYRLADVPAIYGSFGYFPPEADR, from the coding sequence ATGAGTAATGAGAGGTACGTTGAGTTACCCGTGAGGATGGACATACCCGAGGAATTTGTTAGGAACTTCGTACCAATACCCAAGGAGTACGTTGAGGAGGCATACAGGAGTGATGAGTACCTGGTATTCATAGGGCCCCAGCACCCTGGCAGTGGGCACATGAGGATAATACTTAGGCTCAAGGGTGATTACATAGTGGATGCCATACCTGATCCTGGCTATGTGCACAGGGGCGTTGAGAAGCTGGCCGAGACCAGGCTATTCATACACGTAATACCCCTTGTGGAGAGGCCCACGATACAGGACAGCGCCAACATAGACCTGGGCTACTCCAGGGCTGTGGAGAAGCTGGCCGACCTGGACGTGCCCAGGAGGGCCATGTACATAAGGGTAATACTGGCGGAGCTCAGTAGAATCGCCAATCACCTCTACGACACCGGGATACTCTCGGTCTTCCTGGGCCACAGCACAGGTTACATGTGGGCCTTCGGACTTAGGGACGTGATTAATGAGGCCTTCATCAGGGTGACGGGAACCAGGACCACCCTAAGCTATACAATACCGGGCGGTGTTAGGTGGGATGTGGATCAGGACACCCTGAACTTCATCTACGAACTCACCAATTACCTGGAGAGGAAGTTTGCGGAGATGGATTCCATATTCATAAAGAACCCGGTGACGATACATAGGCTCAAGGACGTGGGCGTCCTAACCAAGGATGAGGCCATTAAGTACGGGCTTGTGGGGCCATTCCTGAGGGCCTCGGGTGTGGAGTATGATGTGAGGAAGGTGGAGCCCTACGAGGTTTATAACGAGTTTGAGTGGGACATACCAGTGGCTGATGAGGGTGACGCCTACGCGAGGTTCCTGGTGAGGGTTGAGGAAATGAAGCAAAGCCTAAAAATCATAAGGCAGGCCGTGAAAAACATACCAGACACACCAATACTAAGCGAGAAAATACTAAGCAGAATACCACCAAAGGACAGGCCCAGGGCTGCGAAGGACGTGAGGACATTCCTAACGAAAACCCACGTGGGACTAACACCAAGCGCAGGCGAAGCCACCACACTAACCGAGGCCTCAAGGGGCACCCTACTATTCACCCTAATAGCCGATGGGCACAGTAACGTGCCGTACAGGCTGAGGATGGTGACCCCATCCTGGATGGTCCTGAGAAGCTTCATGGAGGCCCTCAAGGGCTATAGGCTTGCTGATGTGCCTGCAATCTACGGCTCATTCGGTTACTTCCCACCAGAGGCTGATAGGTAG
- a CDS encoding ABC transporter ATP-binding protein, protein MALVGPNGAGKTTLLRLAAGVLLPDSGSVRIYGVEAHKPGAKRRVGFMTPMDRGVYWRLTALDNLVFFGTLYGMSIGDARRRAWELLDELGLRDRANDWVATYSTGMMRRLEVARALMHDPDILLLDEPTSGIDVDGKRTILSFIERLRGEKTIVIASHDPQEIELATRVVYLNRRVINESPALKIVRVLVKGPAMDLGRLGFSVRALGNDEYVITTEISRFNELMRGLVSLNGSVKVLDIDVEVAVAEGNARRVERVMRRGDWAWA, encoded by the coding sequence GTGGCCCTTGTGGGGCCCAATGGTGCTGGTAAAACCACACTGCTTAGGTTGGCCGCTGGTGTTTTACTGCCGGATAGCGGTAGTGTTAGGATTTACGGTGTCGAGGCCCATAAACCAGGGGCTAAGCGGCGTGTGGGTTTTATGACGCCCATGGATAGGGGTGTTTATTGGCGATTAACCGCGCTCGATAACCTGGTATTCTTTGGCACATTGTACGGTATGTCCATTGGGGATGCCAGGAGGAGGGCTTGGGAGTTACTGGATGAGCTTGGGCTTAGGGATAGGGCCAATGATTGGGTGGCCACGTACAGTACCGGAATGATGAGGAGGCTGGAGGTGGCGAGGGCGTTGATGCATGACCCAGACATTTTACTCCTTGATGAACCCACCAGTGGTATTGATGTTGATGGTAAAAGAACCATACTGAGCTTCATTGAGAGGTTGCGGGGTGAGAAGACCATAGTAATTGCGTCTCATGATCCGCAGGAGATTGAGCTTGCCACCAGGGTTGTTTATCTTAATAGGAGGGTTATTAATGAGAGCCCTGCCCTTAAGATCGTAAGGGTCCTGGTCAAGGGCCCCGCCATGGACTTGGGAAGGCTTGGCTTTAGTGTTAGGGCTTTGGGTAATGATGAGTATGTAATAACCACCGAGATTTCAAGGTTTAATGAGCTCATGAGGGGCTTGGTTTCATTGAATGGTAGTGTTAAGGTTCTCGATATAGATGTGGAGGTTGCCGTGGCTGAGGGTAATGCTAGGAGGGTTGAGAGGGTTATGAGGAGGGGTGATTGGGCGTGGGCTTGA
- a CDS encoding ABC transporter permease has protein sequence MGLIDRLYAFIVLRGWKMWVSYRTQVLLTIINWVIPVFIYFFIGLTLGFRRVEVISYTSFVVVGIAFQGYFSASVTTLAGRIRNEELIGTLEYLFATPLSPLTLFLYSSLWGLVVNVISTVLTLLIGIGLGVRFNVNPISTAVILALYILSILGLNLIAGSVVLIVKQGNPIALFTSVASNLLGGVVFPVTVLPTWLRYISYALSITWALDGLRASMLNDAPLMSIWPFVWPLAVLTTVYLVIALVLVSYAFRRVMVEGSVRMY, from the coding sequence GTGGGCTTGATTGATAGGCTCTATGCCTTCATTGTACTACGTGGGTGGAAGATGTGGGTTAGTTACCGTACGCAGGTGCTGCTCACGATTATTAATTGGGTCATTCCCGTATTTATATACTTCTTCATTGGCTTGACCCTGGGCTTTAGGAGGGTTGAGGTTATTAGTTACACGTCGTTCGTTGTTGTGGGTATTGCCTTCCAGGGGTACTTCTCAGCATCCGTGACCACCCTGGCGGGTAGGATTAGGAATGAGGAATTGATTGGTACCCTAGAGTACCTCTTCGCAACCCCCCTTAGCCCATTGACGCTATTCCTCTACTCAAGCCTTTGGGGCTTGGTGGTTAACGTGATAAGTACCGTGTTGACACTACTCATTGGTATTGGCCTTGGCGTTAGGTTTAATGTGAATCCCATATCCACAGCCGTGATCCTGGCACTCTACATACTCTCAATACTGGGGCTTAACCTAATAGCGGGCTCCGTGGTCCTGATAGTGAAGCAGGGGAACCCCATCGCCCTATTCACGTCGGTAGCAAGCAACCTACTTGGTGGTGTCGTATTCCCAGTAACCGTATTACCCACCTGGCTTAGGTACATTAGTTATGCACTCTCAATAACCTGGGCCCTAGATGGCTTAAGGGCCTCAATGCTTAATGATGCCCCCCTAATGTCCATTTGGCCCTTCGTATGGCCCCTAGCCGTACTAACCACGGTTTACCTGGTAATTGCACTGGTCCTTGTCTCCTACGCATTCAGGAGGGTTATGGTTGAGGGTAGTGTCAGGATGTACTGA
- a CDS encoding phospholipase D-like domain-containing protein yields MRTVVPALVLTLLMASVVHGASWYVALNTTQVSLVVGPTNSSVVLNYVGEAREAVYMEVYELTYTPLINELVSLARHGVAVYVVLSCNVYGGVPQGELNAVGELRMAGAHVSFNCLYEYVHSKVFVIDNETVILGSINPTYYGFTRDLGIDLVIHNSTIARVFASIILSDYYNKTLEAVGYPGVVVSPINSQEYLSELLSQPGPLVMAMEELYPSSGMYGLIQQHTQRLVLVGSHGENQYAVSELGAEMISGLTAKAIVVGDYIYVGSVNLDYTSLHENRELGIIIENPVIANEVASVIESWAGMPSTSASSTSTPSSSPSSTTLQSPALSTSTALIAVFFVILLAYLAKALLRRGRRRRGYL; encoded by the coding sequence ATGAGGACTGTGGTGCCAGCCCTGGTTCTCACGTTATTAATGGCCAGTGTGGTCCACGGGGCCAGTTGGTACGTGGCACTGAACACCACCCAGGTCTCCCTAGTGGTTGGGCCCACAAACTCAAGCGTTGTCCTGAACTACGTGGGTGAGGCCAGGGAGGCGGTTTACATGGAGGTTTACGAGCTAACCTACACACCACTCATTAATGAGTTAGTGAGCTTGGCTAGGCACGGCGTCGCAGTCTACGTAGTCCTCTCATGCAATGTGTACGGCGGGGTACCCCAGGGCGAGCTCAACGCCGTGGGTGAACTGAGGATGGCCGGTGCCCACGTGAGTTTCAACTGCCTTTATGAGTACGTGCACAGTAAGGTTTTTGTTATTGATAATGAGACCGTAATCCTGGGCTCCATAAACCCCACCTACTACGGCTTCACAAGGGACCTGGGCATTGACCTGGTGATTCACAACTCAACCATTGCCAGGGTGTTCGCCTCCATAATCCTAAGCGATTACTACAACAAAACCCTGGAGGCCGTGGGCTACCCCGGGGTCGTGGTCTCACCCATAAACTCGCAGGAGTACTTGAGTGAATTGCTCAGTCAGCCTGGGCCCTTGGTCATGGCCATGGAGGAGCTCTACCCATCCTCAGGCATGTACGGCTTGATCCAACAGCACACCCAGAGGCTAGTCCTGGTGGGGAGCCACGGTGAGAACCAATACGCGGTTAGCGAGCTCGGTGCTGAAATGATTAGCGGGTTGACTGCTAAGGCCATTGTGGTTGGCGACTACATCTACGTGGGCTCGGTAAACCTAGACTACACGTCACTGCATGAGAATAGGGAGCTGGGCATCATCATCGAGAACCCAGTCATAGCCAATGAGGTGGCTAGCGTCATTGAGTCCTGGGCTGGCATGCCCTCAACCTCCGCATCATCAACATCAACGCCCTCATCGTCGCCATCATCAACGACGCTTCAGTCACCTGCCCTGTCCACCTCCACAGCCCTCATCGCTGTCTTCTTCGTCATCCTCCTCGCTTACTTAGCCAAGGCACTACTCAGGAGGGGGAGAAGGAGAAGGGGCTACCTATGA
- the ndhC gene encoding NADH-quinone oxidoreductase subunit A, whose product MSAFVDALAVLIVLIVIALITDAALMFVVRKIAARNPNVVKLQRYEAGNPPVGDARYVFPIQYVGFLIMFLGIEPVIVLLLVLTSALAPTMPLAIMVLLILVLSLPSIYVAYKYALKLAYPSDLLRRRAKQG is encoded by the coding sequence ATGTCCGCGTTTGTGGATGCATTGGCGGTGTTGATTGTACTAATCGTAATAGCCCTAATAACCGACGCGGCGCTCATGTTCGTGGTCAGGAAAATAGCCGCCAGGAACCCCAATGTGGTTAAGCTCCAGCGTTACGAGGCGGGGAACCCGCCGGTGGGTGATGCCCGTTACGTGTTCCCAATACAGTACGTGGGCTTCCTCATAATGTTCCTGGGCATAGAACCCGTGATAGTGCTGCTCCTAGTCCTCACATCGGCGCTGGCACCAACGATGCCCCTGGCAATCATGGTACTACTCATACTGGTGCTCTCACTACCCAGCATATACGTGGCCTATAAGTACGCATTAAAACTGGCATACCCAAGTGATTTATTAAGGAGGAGGGCCAAACAGGGGTGA
- a CDS encoding aldehyde ferredoxin oxidoreductase family protein, translating into MKGINGVVGFVNLSTGEVRKIQVPEEVYRNFLGGYGLGVWFLYTHMKPREDPLGPGNILGIISGLLNATGIPMTGRSMAVGKSPLTGGWGDSNAGGRFGPKLMEAGLDAIFVTGVSEKPVYILIENGNITIEPATDLWGKTTRETEDELKRRHRGAQVVTIGPAGERLQLIAAIINEYGRAYGRSGLGAVMGSKRLKAIVAVGDRKPEIHDRDLLRQRIKEMLDALRTTRARAYEIWHKYGTISTLDTSVLSGDTPIKNWAGIGVRDYGTKNLERFGTNTVIKDNVKPYGCASCPVACGAWIRRNTRYGLVDMGHRLEYETASLFGPALLNADQDSVVYAGELCNLYGLDTISTANVVGFAFELYERGILTERDVGFPLKWGDPDAVVKLVELIGKAEGIGKVLGQGVKRAAEIIGKGTEQYAMHVGGQELPAHHPQFLPGLAITYTGDPTPARHTAGGVHWWGEGGKRLWAPFDLGMDLGASPKYEYAEKGRKAAIIAMSTQVENSLGFCQFASQVIYRTLPYIDLIYAVTGVKYTPQELLRVGHRIHTLRQLFNVREGLNPGSDFKLPKRVLEPFTEGPLANVKLTEEDVLRMRSEYWETLGWDPVSGYPRRKTVEELGLAEIASDVINILPP; encoded by the coding sequence ATGAAGGGTATCAATGGTGTTGTAGGCTTCGTTAACCTATCCACGGGTGAGGTAAGGAAGATACAGGTTCCCGAGGAGGTTTATAGAAACTTCCTGGGAGGTTACGGCCTGGGCGTGTGGTTCCTATACACGCACATGAAGCCCAGGGAAGACCCACTGGGCCCAGGTAACATACTGGGCATTATAAGCGGACTTCTCAATGCCACGGGCATACCCATGACGGGTAGGTCCATGGCCGTGGGTAAGTCACCACTGACGGGTGGCTGGGGCGATAGTAATGCGGGTGGTAGGTTTGGGCCAAAGCTAATGGAAGCTGGATTAGACGCCATATTCGTGACAGGCGTTTCAGAGAAGCCAGTCTACATACTGATTGAGAACGGCAACATAACCATAGAGCCAGCCACGGACCTATGGGGCAAAACCACCAGGGAAACTGAGGACGAGTTAAAACGCAGACACAGGGGCGCCCAGGTGGTCACCATAGGGCCTGCTGGTGAGAGGCTTCAGTTGATTGCGGCTATAATTAACGAGTACGGTAGGGCATACGGTAGGTCAGGGCTGGGCGCAGTCATGGGTAGTAAGAGGCTCAAGGCCATAGTCGCTGTTGGCGATAGAAAGCCCGAGATACACGATAGGGACCTGCTCAGGCAGAGGATTAAGGAGATGCTGGATGCCCTGAGGACCACGAGGGCCAGGGCATACGAGATTTGGCATAAGTACGGCACCATAAGCACCCTGGACACCTCAGTACTCTCTGGGGACACGCCCATTAAGAACTGGGCGGGTATTGGCGTTAGGGATTACGGGACTAAGAATCTGGAGAGGTTTGGGACGAACACGGTGATTAAAGATAACGTGAAGCCCTACGGGTGTGCCAGCTGCCCAGTGGCCTGCGGCGCGTGGATCAGAAGGAACACCAGGTATGGACTTGTGGACATGGGGCACAGGCTGGAGTACGAAACCGCATCCCTCTTCGGACCAGCCCTGTTAAATGCTGACCAGGACTCCGTGGTCTACGCTGGGGAGTTATGCAACCTGTACGGGCTAGACACAATATCCACAGCTAATGTTGTGGGATTCGCCTTTGAACTGTATGAGAGGGGAATACTCACCGAGAGGGATGTGGGCTTCCCACTTAAGTGGGGTGATCCAGATGCTGTGGTTAAGTTGGTGGAGTTAATAGGCAAGGCTGAGGGGATAGGCAAGGTGCTGGGGCAGGGCGTTAAAAGGGCCGCGGAGATCATAGGCAAGGGCACCGAGCAGTACGCAATGCACGTGGGTGGGCAGGAATTACCAGCGCACCACCCACAGTTCCTCCCTGGCTTGGCAATTACCTACACAGGCGATCCCACGCCCGCGAGGCACACGGCAGGTGGTGTTCACTGGTGGGGTGAGGGTGGTAAGAGGCTTTGGGCACCCTTTGACTTGGGCATGGACCTCGGAGCATCCCCTAAGTATGAGTATGCCGAGAAGGGTCGCAAGGCCGCCATAATAGCCATGTCCACACAGGTGGAGAACTCCCTGGGCTTTTGCCAATTCGCCTCGCAGGTAATATACAGGACTCTACCATACATAGACCTAATATATGCGGTGACCGGCGTAAAGTATACACCCCAGGAATTACTCAGGGTGGGGCATAGGATACATACCCTGAGGCAGTTATTCAACGTGAGGGAGGGCCTAAACCCAGGCAGTGACTTCAAACTCCCCAAGCGCGTCCTCGAACCATTCACAGAGGGCCCACTGGCCAATGTGAAGTTGACCGAGGAGGACGTGTTAAGGATGAGGAGCGAGTACTGGGAAACCCTGGGTTGGGACCCAGTGAGCGGTTACCCAAGGAGAAAGACCGTGGAGGAGCTAGGCCTCGCCGAAATAGCCAGTGACGTAATAAACATACTACCACCATAG
- a CDS encoding RecB-family nuclease, producing the protein MDCQEAVNEVIAVIHNPSSVGKLLDSVRVALGFGLRNIVITKATGSAAQQGVPEAFKLAIKSGATLMVLPDLRDAVELLRPVATYLLSTRGEPLDSVSGRSLLVMNASDQPFTPSELNLGRQVRVVGRDVGGTALLTLALYKLMGKCIE; encoded by the coding sequence GTGGACTGCCAGGAGGCGGTTAATGAGGTAATAGCGGTGATACACAACCCATCCAGCGTGGGCAAACTACTGGACTCGGTAAGGGTGGCCCTGGGATTTGGACTAAGGAACATAGTGATCACGAAGGCCACAGGATCCGCTGCTCAGCAGGGGGTGCCCGAGGCCTTTAAACTAGCCATTAAGTCTGGGGCCACGTTGATGGTACTGCCTGACCTGAGGGATGCCGTGGAGCTCCTGAGGCCCGTGGCCACGTACCTACTAAGCACCAGGGGTGAGCCACTGGATAGTGTAAGTGGTAGGTCACTACTCGTAATGAACGCCTCAGACCAACCCTTCACACCCAGCGAGTTAAACCTGGGCAGGCAGGTTAGGGTGGTTGGTAGGGATGTGGGGGGCACGGCATTACTCACCCTGGCGCTGTACAAGCTAATGGGTAAGTGCATCGAGTAG